A genomic segment from Desulfonatronum lacustre DSM 10312 encodes:
- a CDS encoding diacylglycerol kinase has translation MGKSGLRGIPRLIQAFVCSLLGLRSAWRNEEAFRLEVLAALALVPVALWLGEGGVERALLLGSVVLVLIVELLNSAVEAVVDRIGMEHNELSGRAKDIGSAAVLLSLLLVPVVWALVLLG, from the coding sequence ATGGGAAAAAGCGGTTTACGAGGCATCCCCAGGCTGATCCAGGCATTTGTCTGTTCCCTACTGGGACTGCGTAGCGCGTGGCGCAACGAAGAGGCCTTTCGGCTGGAGGTTCTGGCCGCTCTGGCGCTGGTCCCCGTCGCGTTGTGGCTGGGAGAAGGCGGCGTGGAACGGGCCTTGCTGCTGGGCAGCGTGGTCCTGGTCCTGATCGTCGAGTTGCTGAATTCCGCCGTGGAAGCCGTGGTGGACCGGATAGGAATGGAGCACAACGAGCTGTCCGGCAGGGCCAAAGACATCGGCTCCGCAGCCGTCCTGCTCTCCCTCCTCCTCGTCCCGGTGGTCTGGGCCTTGGTTCTTCTCGGCTGA
- a CDS encoding methyl-accepting chemotaxis protein → MNIRSLNTQLILVVTLSVALSIGALIIYVNKSTSDMAFTLQTRTMHNVADSTSRVLENSIHNLVSLTASLAEQNAFESALQSDYFRQDASRIITNFMSGYGDIWAVTLFDENGDVIVGYNADDRDLTGMSLKDEPFMRTLFTGQGVVVENRVRRAMGGVAPTMSAAAVVRDLTGQVAGGVSVSTRWDNFTRQFIDTISVGQTGFAAILDNDGRLAAHGREPGRILTSGAESGLGQAMDIQQGLISFSHDGRAMLMAVTTMPLNGWKVCTVIDAAEMNTVPNRQRNTLIASGLFMALLLAGLIILMLRRYVLAPLTSIESYAGKVTHGDLGARLDGRFRFELAELAGNLTAMVQELKNKLGFSEGVLKSISANFPFLILDSESRITHTNRLLLEILAKEGAPEDYQFQDAGLFFHGEAGRRTRSSQALIEKRRVEGEMEVLVQGRKKILSVNANPIYDWDGNLTGVLTLYYDLTTIREQEAEIKGKNTQIESVAARVQEISQQVSDAMERIAKQVTQAGDGSRRQEQRSAETATAMEEMNASIQEIAANAGHAAQNSDEAKSQALEGRGLVNQVVDSITQVQQQTQSLQADMNVLGERAQNIGRVITVIEDIADQTNLLALNAAIEAARAGDAGRGFAVVADEVRKLAEKTMAATKEVSESIASIQDGTHRGISAVRSATDYVTASAELATRSDASLQVIADLVENNASQVGAMAAASNQQSAASEEVSRSVSEISRISTETAQGMALAEQELAGLVDQIRRLRDLIQEMQVSC, encoded by the coding sequence ATGAACATTCGCAGCCTGAACACGCAGTTGATCCTGGTCGTGACCCTTTCCGTGGCGCTGTCCATCGGCGCGTTGATCATTTACGTCAACAAGTCCACGTCCGACATGGCCTTTACGTTGCAGACCCGAACCATGCACAATGTCGCCGATTCCACCTCACGGGTCCTGGAGAACTCCATCCACAACCTCGTCTCCCTGACGGCATCCCTGGCGGAGCAGAACGCCTTTGAAAGCGCCCTGCAGTCCGACTATTTTCGCCAGGACGCCTCCCGGATCATCACCAACTTCATGAGCGGCTACGGGGATATCTGGGCCGTGACGCTGTTTGACGAAAATGGCGACGTCATCGTCGGCTACAACGCCGACGACCGGGACTTGACCGGCATGTCCCTGAAGGACGAGCCGTTCATGCGGACATTGTTCACAGGCCAAGGGGTGGTCGTCGAGAACCGGGTACGCAGGGCCATGGGCGGTGTTGCGCCGACCATGAGCGCCGCCGCGGTGGTTCGCGACCTGACCGGCCAGGTCGCCGGCGGCGTATCCGTTTCCACCCGGTGGGACAACTTCACCCGGCAGTTCATCGATACGATTTCCGTCGGTCAAACCGGCTTCGCGGCCATTCTGGACAATGACGGCCGCCTGGCGGCCCATGGCCGGGAGCCGGGGCGCATTCTGACCTCCGGTGCCGAGAGCGGCCTGGGGCAGGCCATGGACATCCAGCAGGGCCTGATCTCCTTCAGCCACGATGGCCGGGCCATGCTCATGGCCGTGACCACCATGCCGCTCAACGGATGGAAGGTCTGCACCGTCATTGACGCCGCGGAGATGAACACCGTGCCCAACCGCCAACGCAACACCCTGATCGCCAGCGGCTTGTTCATGGCCTTGCTCCTGGCCGGCTTGATCATCCTCATGCTCAGGCGGTACGTCCTGGCTCCCCTGACTTCCATCGAGTCCTACGCCGGCAAGGTCACTCACGGCGACCTGGGCGCTCGTCTGGACGGAAGATTTCGGTTCGAACTGGCGGAACTGGCCGGCAATCTGACCGCCATGGTCCAGGAATTGAAAAACAAGCTGGGCTTTTCCGAGGGTGTCCTGAAGAGCATTTCCGCCAACTTTCCTTTTCTCATCCTGGACTCCGAATCCCGCATCACCCACACGAACCGCTTGTTGCTGGAAATTTTAGCCAAGGAAGGCGCTCCGGAAGACTATCAATTCCAGGATGCCGGTCTGTTTTTTCATGGCGAGGCCGGACGTCGGACCAGATCCTCTCAGGCGCTCATCGAGAAACGCCGCGTGGAGGGCGAAATGGAAGTACTGGTCCAGGGGCGCAAGAAAATCCTAAGCGTCAACGCCAACCCCATTTACGACTGGGACGGCAACCTGACCGGCGTCCTGACCCTATACTACGATTTGACCACCATCCGAGAGCAGGAAGCCGAGATCAAGGGCAAGAATACGCAAATCGAAAGCGTGGCGGCCCGGGTTCAGGAAATTTCCCAGCAGGTCTCCGACGCGATGGAACGCATCGCCAAACAGGTGACTCAGGCGGGCGACGGTTCCCGTCGGCAGGAACAGCGCTCCGCGGAAACAGCTACGGCCATGGAGGAGATGAACGCCTCGATCCAGGAAATCGCCGCCAACGCCGGACATGCCGCGCAAAACTCGGATGAGGCCAAATCACAAGCCCTGGAAGGCCGGGGGCTGGTCAACCAGGTCGTGGATTCCATCACCCAGGTTCAGCAGCAGACGCAAAGCCTCCAGGCGGACATGAACGTCCTGGGCGAACGGGCCCAGAACATCGGCCGGGTAATCACGGTGATCGAGGATATCGCCGACCAGACCAACCTTCTGGCCCTGAACGCGGCCATCGAGGCGGCCCGGGCCGGGGACGCGGGTCGCGGGTTCGCCGTGGTGGCCGACGAGGTGCGCAAGCTGGCCGAAAAAACCATGGCCGCCACCAAGGAAGTCTCGGAATCCATTGCCTCAATCCAGGACGGAACCCACCGCGGCATCTCCGCGGTGCGATCGGCCACGGACTATGTCACGGCTTCCGCCGAGCTGGCCACCCGCTCCGATGCGTCCTTGCAAGTGATCGCCGACCTCGTGGAAAACAACGCTTCCCAGGTCGGGGCCATGGCCGCGGCCAGCAACCAGCAATCCGCGGCCAGCGAGGAGGTCAGCCGGTCCGTTTCCGAGATCAGCCGAATTTCCACGGAGACCGCCCAGGGCATGGCCTTGGCGGAACAGGAACTCGCCGGTCTCGTGGACCAGATCCGCCGCCTGCGGGATCTGATCCAGGAAATGCAGGTTTCGTGCTGA